A stretch of DNA from Salmo trutta chromosome 12, fSalTru1.1, whole genome shotgun sequence:
TAGCAATAGAAGGCAAATTAGAGACAACTTTCACTTCAGGAACAGGCTGCAGGACACAAAGAAAAGGTCAAACATATCAATATTGTGCAAAAAGCGTTCCcttcattataaactgggtggttcgaactCCGAATGCTGATTTACTGAAAGCCCTGGTGTAGCACTGTAtttgggtatgacaaaacatttattttgaaacCACGGCccagggctgtatccaggcactccgccgTGCattaacagcccttagccgtggtatattggccatataccacacccccttgtgccttattgcttaaatatagcaTCTTCAAAAGACAAGCATAAATTCAGGTTGTCATGCAAATGCTCcacataaaacatacaaatacatgaaagtacagaacagtaatagacaagaacatcataagatattacattaaataaataaaaagttctATATAGgaaagacacagagacaacaaaaatactaCTTACGCACtattcttatatacagtacagttgaatTAGATCTTTAAAATATTACAAGATGGttttttttaaagctaaacttgctttttgcccgtgtaacctctggtggcagagcgtTCAACAaagacatggctctatacataactgagtgacgcattaaatctgtttttggtttgggtaccgTGAAGAAAACCATAGTGGAGTGTCATAGAtgtctgtttgaagtgtatgCAATTAGATTATACAAGTGGTTAGGCATTTTCAACACACAACTGTTTCTTAAAAAGACTGGAAGAGAAGTAGTCAATTTCTCCTCAACCATGAAAGACTATCATGTCCctgatgttagttctgtgtgtgcagttaagggcaaggcgtgctgctttgttttgagccagctgcagctgtGCAGTGTCCAGGGCACATGGAAACACTGACAGGAAAACTCACCGGTTTGGGTGTGAAGTGGAAGTTAGAGAGAGCGTCAAGTTTAAGGAATAGAGAATCCATGAGCTTTTGAATTTCTACATGGGCTGGGTTTTCTTCGTCCTCCGTCTTTTGCTGAAAAACAAGGGAAAtagatataaataatataaataatttcttcaacaaaaaaatgcattaaTTGCAATATAGAAAACAGCCAAGTGTGTTCCCACTAAAATATAATAACTACCTGATTCTGCTTGAGATACTCCTGCTCATAAACCTCTGCAAGGCTCAGCTTGCTCTTCTCATGGTCCAGAGTCAGCCTCTTCTTGTACTCAAATACCTCTTCCTTAGGCTTCTCCTTGCGCACCACATCATCCCACACCTTGGGAAAAAATTATGTGCCAACGTGGTTTAAATACTGGATAGACCTATACTTGTTCTACCCATTTACTCAATGAAACGATGATGACACATTCAGCTGGACCCAACTGGGAATAGTTGTTCAGTTTGTTGTCACGATTGAGTTATGTCTCTAGAGACGGGTTAGCTAACAACGTGACGAAAACGATGCACGCGATTCAATGGTGCAGACGTTTGTATTCTGTTGTGATTCTGAATGGCCAGATACagtagctagcaacaatgactgacgctgccatgtggggaatcataGGTGGCTCttttcagctagttttatcttgttcttgataccatgtcttgttttgactgatgtctaTACTAAAATGTCTCAAATTCACTAGCTAGCAAAAACTATAACAATGTACTTGAAAGACACGttctcattgtgcaaatgtatgttttcaataaacagtggagatgaaatatagtttacatgttgtcaacaatctaagccaacccagtCTGTTTTGCCCCCTAGTTGAGCATTGGGTCGGTTTCGTTGCTAAACAACCGACCGTCTATATACTGACCTGGTCTTTAATCCTCTGCTTGATGATGTCCTCCAGCTGCAGAGTGGTTTCCTCTGTTACAGCAGGGGCTGAGAGAAAACAGAGCAAAATGTTACCTGGCTGAACAAACACCatctctaacacacacaaactTGCAGTAAGTAAAATACTAAACCCTCTCCAACGGGACTGACGGCTAAACTGAACAGACCGACAAGCATGTGGTACGTACCCATCCTGGAGGCCGAGTCAAATGCCACATCCACCTCAAGAAGGCTGTTCTCTGGACGAGTCTGAGCAGACACCTCTCCTGTTAGTTGCCATGGCTTCTCTCCCATGGCAGCCTTTTCCAAATCCTGGATCTTTTCAGCCATCTGTGTAAGGTAAGAATTGACCGTTTCATTAGTCTGCTACATAAAAAAGTTATATATGACAGATGGAAGAAAATTGTAAATGAAATGACACCCAACATAGATATTCTAAAACAGCCCCTGAGGAAAAGCTTGCCTTGTCTTGTCGTTTCTCAAAGGATGATTTGGATTCAGGTTTTGTTGCATTTTGAGACTTTCCTCCAAAGATGTCCGCCATGTCTTCTCCCTCACTGTCATCACTTTCTCCAGGTAGGTTAAAGGTCACCCGTTTCAAAGCCTCCTTGGCTTGTCTGCACTCTTCATCCTCAACGAAGTCCCTAAAACAGCAAAGGAACAAACAACTCTTATCTTAAGTAGAAAATGAATATCCCTGCCCTATATTCCTTTTTGATGCAATTCCAACCATGACATTCATATGAGATTCCTGCATCAGCCACTTACTCATTTTCTTCGTCTTCTTCTTCATCATCTTCTTCTtcatcatcttcttcttcttcttgcatCCCATCTATACTGTTGTCCTCATCCTCTGCgtctgattggtcagctgtttgTGCAGGATCAACATCCACAGCATCAAAAAAGTCTTTGTACTTCAGATTCCTGGAACTTTTCAGCTACAGAAAGAACATAGTACATTAATAGGAATTCAGTGTTTGGCTACAATAATGTCCAGAAACACCACCGAACAGTAGCTAGGTCTGGCAGAGAGAAAAACTATATGATACATACtgtgcttgtttttttttgttttttagaaGAAACATCTTCACTGAAGAGGCCTACGTCATCATCTTCATCTCCAGAGGGCAAGTCCTGGAAGTAGTCTACTTCACcttccccctccttcccctcccttctGTCCATATCGTCCAGAAAGGACTCCATCTCTGAGAGCTTAAAGAACCTGTCATCAACCTCTGATGGAGGACCCAGTGGCTTTGACTCTCTCACCGCTGAGCATTTCTTCTGTTTAGCTTGTTTTTCTAATGCGTCCACATCAAAATCTACATCAGAGTCCTCGTCTGTGTTATCCCCTCTCAAGCATTCTCCTTGCCCATCTCTCGTCTCCTCTTCTATATCTTCACCATCTTGTTCAACCCCTTCATCTGGCTCCTCATCAGCATCCTCTTCATCAAACAGGATAGTCAGAGCTGTATCCAAGGCAGCCTGACTCACCGCTGTCTCAAAGTGCTTCAGCACTGCAGTATTCTGGAGCTCCAGCTCCTGCCATATCTGTTCCTCGTCAAAGTTCTCGACCACCAGCTGGTCCAGAGGGCTTCCCTTTGAGCCTGCTGGCTCGTGGGTTTTGTGTAAATCATACAGGGTCTTAGTGAGGTAAGTGAAGTCTGTTGCCACGGCACCCTGAAGACTATACAcaaagaaaaaatacaaatagcAATGTTGGTTAGTATTCTTCAAGTAGTACAGCGGTTAGTAACGTTAGCAGTCTTCTTCAACCAACCCTGGCCTTGAAATCCCACAGGGCGTGCAGGGGTTTGTTCTAGCCAAGTACCCATACCTGGCTCAACTAATCAAGTGTAGCTAAATTACTAGAATCAAGTTTATCGGTGCTGCTGGGCTATCTTTAAGAATATTTGATGACGTGGTCTAGCTAACTAAACAGGGAATGCTTGCAGATGTTTTCTTGCTATATGCTAGTTAGCCTTAGCATTGTGTAACGATGGCAGCAAGTCAATGAATTGATTTTTAAGCTAAACATATCTGGATATTATTATAAAAATGTTGCACTTACCTAAGAAAATGTTCTGGATGTGCAGTTTTTATGTTTAGTAGCTTTAAACAGCACTCCAACGTGTTACCTATGTCCCCGGTAGCCATCGTTTTTCCTCACATGTGAACATGTGTGTAACAAGAAAATATGCTCCCCCCGGAAACAATCTCTGTTGTGCTATAAAGATCCGGATAGCAGGTCAGGTTAAGATTTAGCAAGCTGGATAGACAACATTAATATCTCAAATAACTGTATTTACAAGAGCAATGTACGGTTTTTAATTGAAAAGCAATATAAGTGTGCTGTATCCCATTGTCTTGACATTCAAAGCGATTCACTATCCTACGTTGCACGAATTTTCGAAAATATGGCGGCGTCCGTGTTGAAGGTTGCACGTAAGTATAGATGGCTGATAAATATTGCTTCACATGTCAACAACAGTCTCTTTAAACTTGATCTCAGGCTACACAACAAAGTAAGCTAAATCCACCGTTGTTAGTGCAGAATTACTTTGAGCAAGTGTTCCCTGTTGCAACCTACTTGACTTATCCAGGTAGCATATTCAATCAAATCAGATCCGTACTCcggaagagaaaaaaaacagcatGGTATGGTATGGCTGTACTAAACACTTAATTAATTTTGTTACAGGTCTCTCAAAGTGTGTTCGTCACACTTGTTCTCCAACCCTGAGGACACTTTCAACCTCAACACCACTCTGCCAAGGTATTCCAGGATCTGTCTGGAAACTGGGAAGGCTAAATCACATCGCTATAGCTGTACCAGACATGGAGAAAGCCACTGCTCTTTACAGAGATGTGCTGGGGGCTCAGGTCAGCGATAAAGTTCCCCTTCCTGAGCATGGAGTCTACACTGTCTttgtggagctgggtaacaccaaGCTGGAACTGCTGCACCCACTCGGGGAGAAGAGCCCCATCGCAGGCTTCCTACAGAAGAACAAATCTGGTGGGATGCACCATATCTGCATTGAGGTGAGTCAGCCTTAGCAATGCTGCATATGCTGTTCAGTTCACATGAATGGGCTGTATTCACTCACTCTATCCTTGTCTCCTCATCTGTTCTCTAATGGAATTGTATGTTATTTTTGTGATCTCAGGTTGATGATATCAGTGCAGCGATAGTGGATCTGAAGGCTAGGAACATAAGAACCCTGTCAGCTGAACCACGGATAGGCGCTCATGGGAAACCTGTCATGTTCCTCCACCCAAAAGACTGTGATGGAGTACTTGTGGAACTGGAGCAAGCCTGAATACCCACAGGTCTCAAAAAGTCTGTAGTTCACAATTAGGCAGTTTGAaaattgattaattattgcaCTTTTTCCACCAGTAATAATGATAGCAAaggtagattttttttaaatatgtttaaTACCAGGGTTTtgatccatttaaaaaaaatctttatctTCCTTAAAAGTAAGTGTCTATTTGCCTCTGCTGTGAATAAATTCTATGATTGACTCTATGCACTGTATGgtgtgtaaaaaatgtaaaatgtattaattcaTTTCATGTGCAAGTCAAACCTGAAGTGTACATAGATAAATGTTTTTATGTGAAACAACTCAACATTTATTTTCACACTGATTTTAACTGAGATGATAGAGCTGCTGGGAAATATTTATTAGGAGCAAATTCAATAATCATGCACCTTTCAGCTGGCTCTCAGAGGaatgctctcgctctctcattgtGAAAAAAGCAAAATGGCCTTTTGATTTGCAATTTCTGATAATCTCATTTGAGTTTGCTATGCAACAGGACAAATGTCTTAATATAAACATGTATAAACTGATATGATAAGCATATATTGAGTGTAATAAGGTTGTTTCAGAGTACTAAAAGCATTTACGTTTAAttgcatgtgtaaccgatgtgaaatggctagttagttagcggtggtgcgcgctaatagtgtttcaatcggtgacgtcactctctctgagacttgaagtagggtttccccttgcgttgcaagggccgtggctcttgtggcgcgatgggtaacgatgcttcggtgggtgtcagttgttgatgtgtgcaagggtccctggttcgagcccgggttggggcgaagagagggacggaacctacactgttacacatggaCATTTTAAGCAGCCTGTCCAGTCTTATCTATAGTGTTGCAGCAGGCTTTTCTTATTTCCTCAGTGCCGTAGTTCCCCAGGCTGTTAGGAATTGGAGTGAAGAAATGCAAAAGGAACTTCCACACAGTTTCTGCATGAATATAAATTCATAGCCTTCAGCATATGAAGcattcgaatccccgagctgacaaggtacaaatctgttgttctgcccctgaacaaggcagttaacccactattcctaggccgtcattgaaaataagaatttgttcttaactgacttgcctagttaaaaggtaaaataaataaaaaaaatatatatatattcctaatGACATTAGTCAGGCTCTTGTTTTGGAACTACATTTCAGGCAATATGTTTATGTCGCTGACTTTCTGCAGTGTTAAACATGTAATAGTTTCATTTGCTGTGAAATGGGCACATTCAGTAGCTTTGCCCATCATTTCTCACCAGTCTGGTGCCTAGAtcaactcatcctctgcagcaaaggtaactctgggtcttccattcctgtggcggtcctcatgagagccagtttcatcatagcgcttgatggtttttgcgactgcacttgaaaaaactttcaaagttcttaatgttccgtattgactgaccttcaagtcttaaagtaatgatggactgtcgtttctctttgcttatttgagctgtttttgccataatatggacttggtcttttaccaaatagggctatattctgtatacccccctaccttgtcacaacacaactgactggctcaaatgcattaagaaggaaagatattccacaaattaacttttaagaaggcatacctgttaattgaaatgcattccaggtgactacctcatgaagctggttgagagaatgcaaatggtggctatttgaagaaactcaaatataaaatatattttgaattaacactttttgttactacatgattccatatgtgttctttcatagttttgatgtcttcactattattctacagtgtagaaatagtataaagaaaaacccttgaatgagtaggtgttctaaaacatttgacctgtagtgtatcttgattacataagtattcaaccctctgacagtgattacagctgtgagtccttctgggtaagtctcttaagagctttgcacacctggattgtacaatatttgcgcATTCTtgaaaaattattcaagctctgtcaagacattttcatgtcttgccatagactttcaagccgatttaagtcaaaactgtaactaggcaactcaggaacattcaatgttgtcttggtaagcaactccagtgtatatttagtcttgtgttttaggttattgccctgctgaatggtgaatttgtcactcagtgtctgttggaaagcagacaatcaggtttccctctaggattttgcctgtgcttagctctattacgtttctttttttatataaaaaaaaaaactgtagtcCTTGTTgatgccacccccatgcttgaaaatatgaagattgGTACTCAGTtgtgtgttggattttccccaaacataacgctttgtattcaagacaaagataatttctttgccacatttgtttgcagttttacttgagtgccttattacaaacaggatgcatgttttgcaatattttttattctgtagaggtttccttcttttctctCTGACAATTAAGTTAattttgtggagtaactacaatgttgtgcttcatcctcagttttctcctatcacagacataaatttataactgttttaaagtcaccattggactcatggtgaaatccctctcAGGCAacagttaggaaggacgcctgtatctttgtagtgaatggGTGTATTGATTGGCCATCCAAAGTGGAATTAATCACTTCACCATGCAAAaacggatattcaatgtctgctatttgtttttaaatccatctaccaataggtgccctttgcgaggcattggaaaacctccctggtctttgtggatgaatctgtttttgaaattcactacttgactgatggaccttacagatgtgtggagtacagagacgaggtagtcattaaaaaatcatgttaaatactattattgcacacagtgagtccatgcaacttattatgtgacttgttaagcaaagttgtactcctgaatttatttaggcatgccataacaaagggattgaattattattgactcaagacatctcagcttttcatttttaattaatttgtaaaaatgtcttggaacataattccactttgacattatgtggtattgtgtgtaggcctgtgacacaaaatctcaatttaatccattttaaattctgtctgtaacacaacaaataatgttgaaaaagtcagggggtgtgaatactttctgaaggcaatgtaatTCTTTCATAACTTGCCACTGGAGGCAAAGATTAATGCATTCTATTGCGTGATATGAGGTACAATGGTTTCCAATTTCATCCTCTTTCTGTTATGTAATGTCATTTTGCTAAATATGATCACTCAGTGAGCTGCACACTGATGCATTAGGAAGAATTACTGGCTTATAGATACATTCACTCCACATTCAGTGAAATTTCTTTAAATTCGTTTTTAAAAATGTCACCCTGTTATGTGACTGGTTATcttaggtaaaaaaatatataacctCTCATATCCAATTATGCAACAATAACATTGTGGTTACTTTTGCCACTACCATAAAAGTGATTTGAAAAGTGAAGAAAATATGATTtcgttttttttctcctttctaTGCATGATTTCTGTTATTTGTgaccaaaacaaaataaataggaTGTCAAATTATGGTGTTTTGTATGGGTCGCACTGCACTCTTtgtaagcctatttatttttttctctccatcacCTTTTCCGTCTCGGTGGTCGGGTGGGGTTTGAGTCTAACGCCTCTGGATGCCGCCACTCCACCGTAAGGACCGGAGAAACACAAGTGTTTTACAAACTCTGTGGGAAACCCAATGGGGAGAGCTGCAGTGGGGTCGTTATACACGTTCCGGGGCCGCTTCAACTGGTACTTATATTTTTCAGATTCCGGGGCTGATGTAATCTGATCCCGTGCAAGTGTCTTGGAAGCATCATCAGCTTTCACAATTCTGAAAGGGAGGTGACTTGAGCGACCGAAGAACATACTTTGAATTCAGCAGGTAAGATAGTGTGGTCTTCATTTATCTACATAGAAATGTTTGATTTATCATTACCGGTTTGTCGAAAAGAAAGGTGCTTTTTGGTCCATTATTTCCTAGAGCATCTTTTGAAGAGAGCGGACAGCAACCATGGCATAGGCTCATCATCTGCAACTAGCTAATTCACCAATATGGATTTTTAACTGCCTGTTCGACACACTTTTAATGCGGGTAAATGTGTCAAATTATTCAATACATGCTGCATTCTCATTTGCTTAATTGCTGGGAATATAAACCTAATCTGAACAAATGTATTGTCAAAATTGTATCTGTAAATGATGGTGTTATACCTCAGATGTTGTCATAATCGTAGTAGGCTGTGCGATAAAGTAGCCTAGCCATTGATACATCTTGGAAAAAGTATATTTTGTTGACTTGTGTAATTGTAAGGTGATCTatgccctctctgtctctctctcatactgtctttctctctctcactcaatcaCACGCACACAAGCTCCATAATCATGAACAAAAAATGGACTGCTAATGAGAACGGTCTGCTTTTGATGCTCTTAGGGTTGATTTATGTTGTCTGTTGTGTACCACTCAGTTCCAGAGCTAGCCATACAAGAGGACAGCGCAGACAGCACACTCACTGTAATTATTTTTGGTGTGTTGTTCTATAGAAACTCAAGGAGAAATGTCAGGGTTGGTAAGCTAGCTCAGTGGAGTCAACTCATGTCCGGTCTGCCTGATGCTGCTGCATATTGATGTAAATGTATTTGAAAGCCTACATAAAAGAAAGCCCAACTCAATCTGAAATTGGCCTTTCAATTAGACAAAACCATGTTCTGATTacattttgattgtcctttagtCAGGCTTGGTAGGAATTATAACTGCTGTAGAATTGTAAGATGACAGCTTGATGACAGCATGTTTGGAATTTTTGCCTTAGGGGTTTGATGTCTGTCTTAACTCAATACAAATGTTAATGAAGGCCTTGATGTTTTTATTCAGTTACACtatacagtgaaggaaaaaagtatttgatcccctgctgattttgtacgtttgcccactgacaaagaaatgatcagtctataattttaatggtagtttaatttgaacagtgagagacagaataacaacaaaaaaatctagaaaaaacgcatgtcaaaaatgttataaattgatttgcattttaatgagggaaataagaatttgacccctctgcaaaacacgacttag
This window harbors:
- the LOC115202991 gene encoding U3 small nucleolar ribonucleoprotein protein MPP10, coding for MATGDIGNTLECCLKLLNIKTAHPEHFLSLQGAVATDFTYLTKTLYDLHKTHEPAGSKGSPLDQLVVENFDEEQIWQELELQNTAVLKHFETAVSQAALDTALTILFDEEDADEEPDEGVEQDGEDIEEETRDGQGECLRGDNTDEDSDVDFDVDALEKQAKQKKCSAVRESKPLGPPSEVDDRFFKLSEMESFLDDMDRREGKEGEGEVDYFQDLPSGDEDDDVGLFSEDVSSKKQKKTSTLKSSRNLKYKDFFDAVDVDPAQTADQSDAEDEDNSIDGMQEEEEDDEEEDDEEEDEENEDFVEDEECRQAKEALKRVTFNLPGESDDSEGEDMADIFGGKSQNATKPESKSSFEKRQDKMAEKIQDLEKAAMGEKPWQLTGEVSAQTRPENSLLEVDVAFDSASRMAPAVTEETTLQLEDIIKQRIKDQVWDDVVRKEKPKEEVFEYKKRLTLDHEKSKLSLAEVYEQEYLKQNQQKTEDEENPAHVEIQKLMDSLFLKLDALSNFHFTPKPPVPEVKVVSNLPSIAMEEVAPVSASSGTLLAPEEVKEKNKAGDVLGDSEKTSTDKKRERRKKKKVKRVKIHEKEKKQKLKEANRTGENKKQSKAEVAENLKKLTKGGKATLLKDEGKDKALRSSSAFFSQLQDQVKSQIKGAKDPGSKKKKHKEVSASKLKL
- the LOC115202993 gene encoding methylmalonyl-CoA epimerase, mitochondrial, which codes for MAASVLKVARLSKCVRHTCSPTLRTLSTSTPLCQGIPGSVWKLGRLNHIAIAVPDMEKATALYRDVLGAQVSDKVPLPEHGVYTVFVELGNTKLELLHPLGEKSPIAGFLQKNKSGGMHHICIEVDDISAAIVDLKARNIRTLSAEPRIGAHGKPVMFLHPKDCDGVLVELEQA